Within the Setaria viridis chromosome 3, Setaria_viridis_v4.0, whole genome shotgun sequence genome, the region TTTTATTTGACAGGCACTCTGGACCGCCGGACGACGATTCAACGGTCTAGGTGCTGCCACCTACTCCCTTCTTCATCCGTGCTAGACTCTCCACATACCTACTACTGTCTTCGTCGGATCAACATCTGTCACTTTGCATTTGGTACCCCACCACTTTGGGGTTGCAAATTGTTGGTGTCCTGGTCGCCTGACCTCATATCACCCAACTGTATATCATGTGGTTCCTATCGTAAGAAATTGGGAGGACTCCTTTTAAAACGTCTCCAACCTCTGAGAAATCTTAGCGCACTGTCCGGAAAAATCATCCCCGAAAATGATGGATTATATTGGaagcataaataaaaaaaaaggcttcACGGGCCCGCGAAAAACCTAAGAAGATGGTAACCCTCGCAAACGCCCCTATATATGGAGAGTGCATCATCGTCCGAAGCCCTTAATTAATCTTGTAGGTGGTGTTGCTGCGTACGTTACAAATTCGAGATTTCAATCGCTTGACGATCTCAGCAAACGTGTAGCATCACCTAGGAAATGGATATGCGAATAATAATTGCAAAAGCAAGTACATTTGATTTTGGTTTGAACTATAGCATGTTCATTTGATTTTGGTTTGAACTATAGCTCTTGGTCGACGATCCGGCAGGAGCCCACGGTACAGATAACAAGACTCCGCGAGCAGCCGTATGTAATTATGCATGCGTGACAACGGCAACCCGCAAGTGACCAGCCTCCGCAGCTCCGCCAGTCCACAGTTCACCTCATCACATAATAATAGGGCCATCACTGTCTGATTTATTTTGATCTGAGCTCGATCCGTCGTCTGGTCCAATGGGTCCTTTTCCTCCTGCTCGTGTGTAATACGATTCCTCGAGTCACAAcacattgtcattttcagaagcTTGGAGTCGGATCTCTTAAGAGCTTGTATAGTTGTATCTTCATCATCGTTTCAACCGATTTCAACCAATATTCTAAATAGCGGGCTATGATATTTAGCAGAGAGCTTTTTTAGCCACTATAGCTTCGCTATAATGCGCTATAGTGTTAATATGGCCCGCTATTTAGTACAATAATTTTATAGCGGCAGTTGCCAAAATCTACTATAACCCGCTATTTTGAGCACTGATCTCAACACATAAGAAGTATATAAGAGTAGAAAATCGAGTCTAAATTTTATCCAGTTGATTAAGCGGACAACATAGATCGCTGAGCTTGAGCCCAAGAAGAAAAGGCCCAggtttttttcttaaaaaaataaaaaaatggttaaaagctaaataaaagaaaatttaaaataaaagtaagaaatagaaaagaaaaggaaaaacaacacCTGGGCCGTGCTCCCTCCCTCTACGCCCACGCACGTCTTTACGGTCATCTCCAGCGCAGGCCTAGAGTTTATCGCGCCAAACTCACACTCACTATTGGCCCGTCAGAGATTTCTCGGCTTCAGAGCGACAATAATCGCTGAGCTTGAGCCCAAGAAGAAAAGGCCCAGGTTTTTCTCCAGCCCACGCGATTCCCGTTCAAGCCCGCAGCAGAGGCAGGAGGCCATAAATAACCCTAGCAGCAGCTCGTGCAGACGCCAGATCGATTCCTTGTTCGCCCCCAATCCATTCCCCACCAAAAGCCGTCaagccggaggcggaggaggaaggagatcgAGCGGAGGCGACGCAGCCGGAGATGAAGACTTTCGACCCGTGGCCGGTGTTCTTCCGCCGGGAGTGGCGCCGCAACTGGCCCTTCCTCACCGGCTTCGCCATCACCGGTTTCCTCATCACCAAGATGACGGCCAACTTCACCGAGGAGGACCTCAAGAACTCCAAGTTCGTCCAGGAGCACAAGAAGCACTGATGGGACCAGGTGAGACGCCCCCGCCTCCCTCGTCGGCGAGATCCGTGCATCTATGTATCGCGTTGGAGGAGGCTAGATCTGTTTGTTCcctgttattcacttattcCTCGTGCCGCCGCATGTGCTGCCTAGATTCCGCTCGTGGTTGACCCTGGTGTTtgatgttgctgctgcttgttGATGCGATGCGTCATGCGTGTAATCTTTACCTGATCTGTTCTAATAGCGCTTGAATCGATAGGTTATTCGACCGTGAGTTGGATTTTGGGGGTAATTCGGTGTAGGGAGGAAAAAGGCGCATATGCATTTTTCTTATTGCTTTAGGGAAATGGATGGTTTAGTTGTCAAATCATCTAACTAGTTTATCTCTGTCATAGATAGTTCGGATTGACCAAACGAGATTAATGCCATTTCTGCTTTCTTTGGTCTGTGGGATATGAGTCTGAGTCTAAGGCCACCACTTGTTTGGCAATATGTTCTATCACAGCAAACCTCACACCTGCTGTTGTACTTCTGACATTTCCCTTTTTTAACAATGGATCATGGCTCTTAACTGGTGTAACATTGCTCAATTCAACCAGTCTGAAAGTTCTGCACCTTTACTACTGCAAATTGTCTAATTTGTAACCCTGGTGCTTGATACTGTCAAGATGCCTAAGCCTGAGTGCTTTCTGATATGCTCCTTGAGGACTCTCTTCTGTTCCTCATTAACTCAGCCAACTTGCCCACCTTTTTCTCTAGAATTAACACATATCAACTCTCAGCTGACCTACTACTTTTGAGTAATTGTGGAAATGCAAAAAAGGATAGGATCTAATTCCTGCGTCTTGTAGCCTCTTGGTGACCACCTGTGTTGTTTGTTGCCATTTAATTACTTAAGACTTGAGATGATAAGCTTCTTGTTTGAGAATTTTGAAGACCTCCCTCCCCACTACGACAGTAGTAAGAGTTCTTAACTCTCCCCTTTTGATGGTTCAATGGAATTTATCACTTTATAGTGTTGTTGCCTCAGTATATTTTGCATGCTGACGCCCCATGATCATTTCTTAGGACCTAGTTTGATAGGTGCAGAAACTGTTCGCtgacttattttcttttatggtTACATGCTGGACTTTGACAATTGAGCAATTTTCGAAATATGTGTGGCTAATGTGCGGATAGCTCGTGATAGTAGAATTAAATGCTGTCATGAGCATTGGCATTAGATGTGTGGGTAATTGATTGTGAGGTCCTACGTGGAGGATCATAGCTGTGGGTAGTCGCGCTTTCTCGCAGTATTAGCGTGATAAGGTATTGATCTTTGCTCGTAAAGTAGGCTGTAAAGATGTTTATGTACTTGTAGGAAAGTCTAGCCGTCTCTGTACAAGACCTTTTCTTAGTATACCCTTTTGGTGGTTACAAACTTACAATGAATCCATCCCTTGATAATGTTATCGCTTGAGTATATTTTGCATACTGGTGCCCCTGATCAATTCCTAGGGCATAGTTTCTTTGGTGTGGTTGTCATTTTTCTCTGAATAACCTTCTGTTATCTTGACATGTTAGAAAAGAAATTGACTATCAACCTTCTGGTGGTGAAAAGGAAGATCTTGGCCTTGAAATAAAACATCCGTATCTGACAATAAATCATTAGTTTGTTGGGTTTCAGCTTGTAGCTTGTGGGTATTATTCATACAATTTTTATG harbors:
- the LOC140222329 gene encoding ATP synthase small subunit 6-A, mitochondrial-like encodes the protein MKTFDPWPVFFRREWRRNWPFLTGFAITGFLITKMTANFTEEDLKNSKFVQEHKKH